The Nocardiopsis dassonvillei subsp. dassonvillei DSM 43111 genome contains a region encoding:
- the rplB gene encoding 50S ribosomal protein L2, which yields MGIRKYKPTTPGRRGSSVSDFVEITRSEPEKSLVRPLHSKGGRNGHGRITARHQGGGHKRAYRVIDFRRHDKDGVPAKVAHIEYDPNRTARIALLHYVDGEKRYILAPAGLKQGDRVENGPQSDIKPGNCLPLRNIPTGTFVHAVELKPGGGAKLGRSAGSQIQLLAKEGKYATLRMPSGEMRMVEITCRATVGQVGNAEQSNINWGKAGRSRWKGKRPTVRGVVMNPVDHPHGGGEGKTSGGRHPVSPWGKKEGRTRAKNKASDKLIVRRRRSGKKKR from the coding sequence TCGGAGCCCGAGAAGTCCCTGGTGCGTCCGCTCCACTCCAAGGGCGGTCGCAACGGCCACGGCCGCATCACCGCCCGCCACCAGGGCGGTGGCCACAAGCGCGCCTACCGCGTGATCGACTTCCGTCGTCACGACAAGGACGGCGTGCCGGCCAAGGTCGCCCACATCGAGTACGACCCGAACCGCACCGCGCGCATCGCGCTGCTCCACTACGTGGACGGTGAGAAGCGCTACATCCTGGCTCCGGCCGGCCTCAAGCAGGGCGACCGGGTCGAGAACGGTCCGCAGTCCGACATCAAGCCCGGCAACTGCCTCCCGCTGCGCAACATCCCCACGGGTACGTTCGTGCACGCGGTCGAGCTGAAGCCGGGCGGCGGCGCCAAGCTGGGCCGCTCCGCGGGCTCGCAGATCCAGCTCCTGGCCAAGGAGGGCAAGTACGCCACGCTGCGTATGCCCTCCGGTGAGATGCGCATGGTGGAGATCACCTGCCGCGCCACCGTCGGCCAGGTGGGCAACGCCGAGCAGTCCAACATCAACTGGGGCAAGGCCGGCCGCTCCCGCTGGAAGGGCAAGCGCCCGACCGTCCGCGGTGTCGTGATGAACCCGGTCGACCACCCCCACGGTGGTGGTGAGGGCAAGACCTCCGGTGGCCGCCACCCGGTCAGCCCCTGGGGTAAGAAGGAAGGCCGGACCCGGGCCAAGAACAAGGCCAGCGACAAGCTCATCGTGCGGCGTCGGCGTAGCGGTAAGAAGAAGCGGTAA
- the rplV gene encoding 50S ribosomal protein L22: MGTRAQARFVRVTPRKARRVVDLIRGLPADEAQAVLRFAPQSASEPVGKVLASAIANAEHNDKLDRGTLVVERAWVDEGPTLKRIRPRGFGRAFRVTKRTSHITVVVAERSGASSKTKERTR; this comes from the coding sequence ATGGGAACGAGGGCACAGGCACGGTTCGTCCGTGTTACGCCCCGAAAGGCCCGCCGGGTGGTGGACCTTATTCGCGGGTTGCCCGCTGACGAGGCACAGGCGGTGCTCCGGTTCGCGCCCCAGTCGGCGAGCGAGCCTGTTGGCAAGGTGCTGGCTAGCGCCATCGCCAACGCCGAGCACAACGACAAGCTGGACCGCGGGACGCTGGTGGTCGAACGCGCGTGGGTGGACGAGGGTCCGACCCTGAAGCGCATTCGTCCGCGAGGCTTCGGCCGCGCCTTCCGGGTGACCAAGCGCACGAGCCACATCACCGTGGTCGTCGCTGAGCGCTCGGGCGCCTCGTCCAAGACGAAGGAAAGGACCCGATAG
- the rpsS gene encoding 30S ribosomal protein S19: MPRSLKKGPFVDDHLIKKVESQNEKGTKNVIKTWSRRSMIVPEMIGHTIAVHDGRKHVPVFVSESMVGHKLGEFAPTRTFRSHVKEDRRSRR, translated from the coding sequence ATGCCACGTAGCCTTAAGAAGGGTCCCTTCGTCGACGACCACCTCATCAAGAAGGTGGAGTCGCAGAACGAGAAGGGGACCAAGAACGTCATCAAGACGTGGTCCCGGCGGTCCATGATCGTTCCGGAGATGATCGGTCACACGATCGCCGTCCACGACGGCCGCAAGCACGTCCCCGTGTTCGTGTCCGAGTCGATGGTCGGCCACAAGCTCGGTGAGTTCGCTCCCACGCGTACTTTCCGCAGCCACGTCAAGGAAGACCGCCGTAGCCGCCGTTAG